CAAAGAACGCTGCGATCCCGGCTGCCCCCAGAACGATCCGGAACCAGGGAGGCAGGCCCCAAAGGGTGGCGGAAGGTGAGAGCAGGCCAAAGACACCCGAAATCAGGACATACGCCCCTCCGCCGGCCAGAACCACGGATGAAATGACCAGTGCCCAAAACCGGGCCAGCCGTGACCGCGGCGCGAAATTGTCTGCATACTCGCCGGGCTGGCCGAACGCGACAGCGGGGTCCTCCCCCGACTCCGTCACATGGCTTTCAACTTCACGGACTATTTGCGTGACCGCCTCGTCGGGAACACCCCGGAATTCGAGTGCGTCGCGCAGGTCTTCGAAGTATTCCGCATGGGGCTGCTCAGCCATTGCCTGCCTTCTTTCCAGAAATGATCGACGTCGCGTTAGCGGAAAAGATTCCCCAATCCGCCCGCAGGGAATGAAGCCGTTCCTGTCCTGCAGGCGTGATTGCGTAGTATTTCCGGCCCGGACCGCCGTCGCCGTCGCGCCATGCCGCCGTGAGGTCCCCGTCCTGCTCAAGGCGGGCCAGCAGCGGGTAGAGAGTGCCTCCCTTGACCACTCCCAGCCCGCCTTCTGCCAGCCGCTGCCCGATGAAGTAACCATAGGTTTCTTCCTCGCTGACGATGGACAGGACCGCTGCGGCAAGGACACCCCTCAGCCACTCGGACGGCCACTGCGAAATTTCCATGACTAGATGATGAACCCATCTAGTTGGTAAGGCAACCTAGTTGGAGGTTTTTGTTCCACGGCTGCGGCGGAACTGGGCAAGGAGCGAGCCGGTGAGCTGGCTGAGTTCGGTGGCCCGGAGCAGCCTCAGCATCCCCGCGTAGACGGCGGCCATCACAACACCGCCCACGGCCAGGACGACGACGGCGGCCACGTTCCCGAGCGAGAAGGCGGCACCGAGGGATCGCTGATGGATCCTTCGGCGCCGCGCAATGGAACCGGGGCTGACTTCATGTCAGCCATCGTTCCAGAACAATCAGGCGGTCTCGTCCGCCACGCGGATCAGCACCTTGCCCGTGGTGCCGTTCTCCACGGCGTCGTGTGCGGCAGCAGTGTCCTCCAGCGGGAACCAGGTGAGGGGAAGCCCGGCCGATTCCCCCACCGGCAGGGCGCCGTCGCGCAGTGCGGCGGTGATGTCCTCAGCGGCTGCCTGGTGCGCCTGCGAGCCCACGGTGTAGACGAGAACGCCCTGCCAGCGGACGTTCTTCGCGAAGCTGGGGATGACCGGCACGGTGAATTCGTCGCCGTTGTTGTTGGCGTAGTAGGCGACGCTGCCGTGGTTGGCGATTACCTCGACGTCGAGGGCCGCGTTCTGCGCCGGGGACACCTCAACGATGTGGTCGACGCCGTCCGGAGCGATTTCGCGGATGCGGTCAGCTTCCGCGTCGTCGGGATAGCGGACGATGTGGTGCGCGCCGGCGGCACGGGCGAGCTCGGCCTTGGCATCGCTGCTGACCGTGGCTATGACTGTGGCGCCCGCCCAGACGGCGAGTTGGATGGCGGCGTGCCCGACGGCGCCGGCTCCGCCCTGCACCAGGACCATGCGTCCGTTGAGGGCGTCCGGAGCAAGCCGGGACGGCCCAAACTCGTGGACGGTCAGGGCCCGGTGTGCGGTCATTGCGGGCACGCCAAGGCTGGCAGCGACGTCGAAACCAATACTTTCAGGCAGCGGCACCACCCGGTCGGCCGGCAGAACCGCGAACTCCTGGGCGGTTCCGGTGGGACGGCCGTGTGCGGCGAGGTACACCCACACCCGATCTCCCACCCGCGGCTGCGTGACGCCGTCACCGACGGCGTCGACAACCCCGGCACCGTCCTGGTTCGGCACCACTTCGGGGAAGGGCACGCCACCGGCGCGGGCCTTCCAGTCGGTGGGGTTCACCCCGGAGGCGAGAACGCGGACCCGCACTTCACCGGGACCGGGTGCGGCGACATCGCGGTCGACGAGAGTGAGGACGGAGGAATCGCCAGCGGCGGAGTACACGATTGCTTTCATGAGCACTAAAAGAAGCAGAATCCGCGTTCTATTCCCGGGGTCCCTGCCCGTGTCATGAAAAAGGTGGCCGCAGGAGGGGTCACAAAACGCTGGAGGTGACGGAGGATGGGTGTACCAAAACCGGGGCCGATGGCATTGTGCCGGAGGCCGCAAAGATGGAAGGCAGAAGCACATGGCAGATCTGGGCGGTATGGCAGACAAGGCAAAGGACGCCGCGAAGGACAACCCGGAAAAGGTTGACCAGCTCAAGGACAAGGCGAAAGACGCCGTCGACGGCAACAAGGATGACGACAAGAAGTAAACGCTGCTAAACCACACGCCGGGCCACCCAAGCGGGATGGCCCGGCGTCTGGCTGCCCGTTGCCGTTCAATCAGCAGGCACCGATCCGCGCCGTTATGTCTCCTCGGTGGTTATGTCTCCTCGGTGGCTTCGAGGCGGCCCGAACCGACTGCGGCGGCGAACGCCTGGTAGTCCCTGTCATTCTGATCGGCATACCGCTGGGCAAAGTC
This genomic interval from Arthrobacter citreus contains the following:
- a CDS encoding NADPH:quinone reductase, with translation MKAIVYSAAGDSSVLTLVDRDVAAPGPGEVRVRVLASGVNPTDWKARAGGVPFPEVVPNQDGAGVVDAVGDGVTQPRVGDRVWVYLAAHGRPTGTAQEFAVLPADRVVPLPESIGFDVAASLGVPAMTAHRALTVHEFGPSRLAPDALNGRMVLVQGGAGAVGHAAIQLAVWAGATVIATVSSDAKAELARAAGAHHIVRYPDDAEADRIREIAPDGVDHIVEVSPAQNAALDVEVIANHGSVAYYANNNGDEFTVPVIPSFAKNVRWQGVLVYTVGSQAHQAAAEDITAALRDGALPVGESAGLPLTWFPLEDTAAAHDAVENGTTGKVLIRVADETA
- a CDS encoding PadR family transcriptional regulator, coding for MEISQWPSEWLRGVLAAAVLSIVSEEETYGYFIGQRLAEGGLGVVKGGTLYPLLARLEQDGDLTAAWRDGDGGPGRKYYAITPAGQERLHSLRADWGIFSANATSIISGKKAGNG